One Triticum dicoccoides isolate Atlit2015 ecotype Zavitan chromosome 5B, WEW_v2.0, whole genome shotgun sequence genomic window carries:
- the LOC119312363 gene encoding uncharacterized protein LOC119312363 isoform X2, translating into MDQEVKESKPSGEPNLFLQWGSRKRLRCVKSREDGSPSPARSDALRRTIPRVNRPLLGGDVAQFRSPRRPSTLHRRKSEAQASEARQSISLSPEKDRYYSTRGSPFPFEGNGFDFSGGVEEKGTAALPRFFISLSNKEKEEDFLAMKGCKLPQRPKKRPKLMQKCLLTVCPGAWLSDLSHERYEVREKKSSKKRARGLKALCMESDSE; encoded by the exons ATGGACCAGGAGGTCAAGGAGTCGAAGCCCTCCGGCGAGCCAAACCTGTTCCTGCAATGGGGCAGCCGGAAGCGGCTTCGCTGTGTCAAATCCCGCGAAGACGGCTCGCCGTCGCCGGCCCGGTCGGATGCGCTCAGGCGCACCATACCCCGGGTGAATCGCCCCCTTCTGGGAGGCGACGTGGCGCAGTTTCGTTCACCACGCCGCCCCAGCACTCTTCACCGGAG GAAATCCGAGGCGCAGGCGAGTGAGGCCAGGCAGTCCATATCCCTCTCACCAGAGAAGGACCGGTACTACTCCACCAGGGGTTCCCCATTTCCCTTTGAGGGGAATGGGTTTGATTTCAGCGGTGGGGTGGAAGAGAAGGGCACCGCTGCTCTGCCGAGGTTCTTCATCTCCTTGTCGAACAAGGAGAAAGAGGAGGACTTCTTGGCAATGAAGGGCTGCAAGCTCCCTCAGAGGCCGAAGAAGAGGCCCAAGCTGATGCAGAAGTGCTTGCTT ACGGTGTGCCCAGGAGCATGGCTGTCAGATTTGTCGCACGAGAGGTATGAAGTTAGAGAGAAGAAGAGCTCCAAGAAG AGGGCGAGGGGACTGAAGGCGCTGTGCATGGAGAGCGATTCGGAGTAG
- the LOC119312363 gene encoding uncharacterized protein LOC119312363 isoform X1, with translation MDQEVKESKPSGEPNLFLQWGSRKRLRCVKSREDGSPSPARSDALRRTIPRVNRPLLGGDVAQFRSPRRPSTLHRRKSEAQASEARQSISLSPEKDRYYSTRGSPFPFEGNGFDFSGGVEEKGTAALPRFFISLSNKEKEEDFLAMKGCKLPQRPKKRPKLMQKCLLTVCPGAWLSDLSHERYEVREKKSSKKQRARGLKALCMESDSE, from the exons ATGGACCAGGAGGTCAAGGAGTCGAAGCCCTCCGGCGAGCCAAACCTGTTCCTGCAATGGGGCAGCCGGAAGCGGCTTCGCTGTGTCAAATCCCGCGAAGACGGCTCGCCGTCGCCGGCCCGGTCGGATGCGCTCAGGCGCACCATACCCCGGGTGAATCGCCCCCTTCTGGGAGGCGACGTGGCGCAGTTTCGTTCACCACGCCGCCCCAGCACTCTTCACCGGAG GAAATCCGAGGCGCAGGCGAGTGAGGCCAGGCAGTCCATATCCCTCTCACCAGAGAAGGACCGGTACTACTCCACCAGGGGTTCCCCATTTCCCTTTGAGGGGAATGGGTTTGATTTCAGCGGTGGGGTGGAAGAGAAGGGCACCGCTGCTCTGCCGAGGTTCTTCATCTCCTTGTCGAACAAGGAGAAAGAGGAGGACTTCTTGGCAATGAAGGGCTGCAAGCTCCCTCAGAGGCCGAAGAAGAGGCCCAAGCTGATGCAGAAGTGCTTGCTT ACGGTGTGCCCAGGAGCATGGCTGTCAGATTTGTCGCACGAGAGGTATGAAGTTAGAGAGAAGAAGAGCTCCAAGAAG CAGAGGGCGAGGGGACTGAAGGCGCTGTGCATGGAGAGCGATTCGGAGTAG
- the LOC119312364 gene encoding photosystem I reaction center subunit II, chloroplastic-like, giving the protein MAMATQASAATRHLITAAWSPSAKPRPATLAMPSSARGPAPLCAAASDTPAPAAPPAEPAPAGFVPPQLDPSTPSPIFGGSTGGLLRKAQVEEFYVITWTSPKEQVFEMPTGGAAIMREGPNLLKLARKEQCLALGNRLRSKYKIAYQFYRVFPNGEVQYLHPKDGVYPEKVNAGRQGVGQNFRSIGKNVSPIEVKFTGKNSFDI; this is encoded by the coding sequence ATGGCCATGGCCACGCAAGCCTCGGCGGCGACGCGCCACCTGATCACCGCGGCCTGGTCGCCCTCCGCCAAGCCCCGCCCCGCCACCCTCGCCATGCCATCCTCCGCCCGCGGCCCGGCCCCGCTCTGCGCCGCGGCCTCGGACACCCCCGCCCCAGCGGCGCCGCCGGCGGAGCCCGCCCCCGCGGGCTTCGTGCCGCCGCAGCTGGACCCGTCCACCCCGTCCCCGATCTTCGGCGGCAGCACGGGCGGCCTCCTCCGCAAGGCCCAGGTCGAGGAGTTCTACGTCATCACCTGGACCTCCCCCAAGGAGCAGGTCTTCGAGATGCCCACTGGCGGCGCCGCCATCATGCGCGAGGGGCCCAACCTCCTCAAGCTCGCCCGCAAGGAGCAGTGCCTCGCCCTCGGCAACCGCCTCCGCTCCAAGTACAAGATCGCCTACCAGTTCTACCGCGTCTTCCCCAACGGCGAGGTGCAGTACCTCCACCCCAAGGACGGCGTCTACCCGGAGAAGGTCAACGCCGGCAGGCAGGGCGTGGGGCAGAACTTCCGCAGCATCGGCAAGAACGTCAGCCCCATCGAGGTCAAGTTCACCGGCAAGAACTCCTTCGACATCTAA